One window of Magallana gigas chromosome 2, xbMagGiga1.1, whole genome shotgun sequence genomic DNA carries:
- the LOC136269532 gene encoding fibrinogen C domain-containing protein 1-like, translating to MQRKMSGTTYINVANAAIVCWFIIINILVLTPARCQRPIDCQDVLWSGRNTSGVYTIYPQGTGGFKVYCDMTTAGGGWTVLQRRMNGKVGFNRLWQEYQYGFGSIGGEHWIGNQRIHQFTSQGWLELRVDMSDLSNQKRFAYYRIFFVGNKDSGYKLTVGEYEGNAGDSLEYHNGHAFYARDRDISN from the exons ATGCAGAGAAAAATGTCAGGGACTACGTATATAAATGTTGCAAATGCAGCCATCGTCTGTTGGtttataataatcaatattttggtccTAACGCCAG CACGCTGTCAACGTCCCATTGATTGCCAAGATGTTCTGTGGTCGGGCCGTAATACAAGCGGTGTCTACACAATATATCCCCAAGGAACAGGTGGATTCAAGGTGTACTGTGACATGACCACTGCTGGGGGTGGATGGACG GTTCTTCAAAGACGAATGAATGGTAAGGTTGGATTTAACAGACTCTGGCAAGAGTACCAGTATGGATTTGGCAGTATTGGGGGAGAACACTGGATAG GCAACCAGAgaattcatcaatttacttCTCAGGGTTGGTTAGAGCTAAGAGTGGATATGTCTGACCTAAGTAACCAAAAACGATTTGCATATTATCGAATTTTCTTTGTTGGGAACAAAGATTCCGGTTATAAGCTGACTGTTGGAGAATACGAAGGAAATGCTG GGGATTCTTTGGAGTACCACAATGGGCACGCATTTTACGCAAGGGATCGAGATATCAGTAATTGA